The Streptomyces sp. NBC_00162 genome window below encodes:
- the cpt gene encoding chloramphenicol phosphotransferase CPT — protein MTTQMIILNGGSSSGKSGIVRCLQAVLPDPWLAFGVDSFVDALPAKMQASDAGIEIGADGRVSVGADFRALEAAWTEGIVAMAGAGARIIVDDVFLGGAASQQRWQKATGDLAVLWVGVKCEGAVAAGREVARGDRVQGMAASQADVVHQGVTYDLEVDTTHTESMVCARAIAAHVS, from the coding sequence GTGACAACTCAGATGATCATTCTCAATGGTGGTTCCAGCTCGGGGAAGTCTGGGATCGTGCGGTGCCTGCAGGCCGTACTGCCGGATCCGTGGTTGGCGTTCGGGGTCGATTCGTTCGTCGACGCGCTGCCCGCGAAGATGCAGGCGTCGGACGCGGGGATCGAGATCGGGGCAGACGGCCGAGTGAGCGTCGGGGCGGACTTCCGGGCGCTGGAGGCCGCCTGGACCGAGGGCATCGTTGCGATGGCCGGTGCAGGCGCCCGGATCATCGTCGACGACGTCTTCCTCGGCGGAGCCGCGTCCCAACAGCGGTGGCAGAAGGCTACGGGCGACCTGGCGGTGCTTTGGGTCGGCGTCAAGTGTGAGGGTGCGGTCGCCGCCGGCCGTGAGGTCGCACGAGGAGATCGAGTCCAGGGCATGGCCGCGTCGCAGGCAGATGTGGTTCACCAAGGGGTGACCTACGACCTTGAGGTCGATACGACGCATACCGAATCCATGGTGTGTGCGCGAGCCATCGCCGCCCACGTCAGTTGA
- a CDS encoding NAD(P)H-binding protein gives MILVTGATGNIGSALLKELHARGVGPLRGLTRDAARAVFPDGVEAVEGDFAEPASLKPVLEGVRSLFLVSRLGPDADILEAAREAGVEHVVLVSSITVQTHPHLGPAGENLAVEQLLKASGMAWTILRPTQFASNALMWAASIRGHETVHAPYAETALPTIHPADIASVARVALTEPGHHGLTYALTGPEPVTARQQVEAIAAALGREVPFAEISRQQAHAQMAAVFGPEAADAVLDVTGGDVNHELLMVRDTVSQVTGTPARPFQQWASENTNAFR, from the coding sequence ATGATCCTCGTGACCGGAGCCACCGGAAACATAGGCAGTGCCCTGCTGAAGGAGCTGCACGCTCGCGGTGTCGGGCCGCTGAGAGGGTTGACCCGTGATGCCGCACGGGCCGTCTTCCCCGACGGGGTCGAGGCCGTGGAGGGCGACTTCGCAGAGCCGGCATCGTTGAAGCCCGTGCTGGAGGGGGTGCGCTCGCTGTTTCTCGTTTCGCGTCTGGGCCCAGACGCCGACATCCTCGAAGCCGCCCGGGAGGCGGGCGTGGAGCACGTCGTGCTGGTGTCGTCCATCACCGTCCAGACCCACCCGCACCTCGGCCCCGCCGGCGAGAACCTCGCGGTGGAGCAACTGCTCAAGGCAAGCGGCATGGCCTGGACGATCCTGCGGCCGACGCAGTTCGCCTCGAACGCCCTGATGTGGGCCGCTTCCATCCGTGGCCACGAGACCGTCCACGCGCCGTACGCCGAAACCGCGCTGCCAACCATCCACCCCGCGGACATCGCATCGGTAGCACGCGTGGCACTGACCGAGCCCGGCCACCACGGACTCACGTATGCCTTGACCGGTCCAGAGCCGGTGACCGCCCGACAGCAGGTCGAGGCCATCGCGGCAGCACTGGGTCGGGAGGTCCCCTTCGCCGAAATCAGCCGCCAGCAGGCCCACGCACAGATGGCCGCGGTCTTCGGGCCCGAGGCCGCGGACGCGGTACTCGACGTCACCGGCGGAGACGTGAACCACGAGCTGCTGATGGTGCGCGACACGGTTTCACAGGTCACCGGAACGCCGGCCCGCCCGTTCCAGCAGTGGGCTTCAGAGAACACCAACGCCTTCCGCTGA
- a CDS encoding DUF2199 domain-containing protein, translating to MTSHLPSCSCCGDSLTDERRIDVGYNLPDAALTAPEEARHRLGPSALLRVDGVGSFIRCLLPIRLTHETELVLGIWLEVDDAALRKAHDMWEDHGYADLAFRGRLANKIRPWGDDLLGAPFTARVADPEELPHLVVGHHPTATRVLEDTWDRDHVLSRFPHQLPVDVRTDLGDHWSIVRSAGLTARFADGADQFAGPDRSVAVTVFMDDNPGRTPEDFLSALLAGAPDKLPAQRLTELLPGGLRHAFWLTPDDHGRERHEFYGFTVPASGTAAGVFCTHEEPADLAWAQHVWRSLTWADPS from the coding sequence GTGACCAGCCACCTGCCCTCCTGTTCCTGCTGCGGCGACTCCCTCACAGACGAGCGGCGTATCGACGTCGGCTACAACCTGCCCGACGCTGCGCTCACCGCACCTGAAGAGGCCCGGCACCGGCTCGGCCCCTCCGCGCTGCTCCGGGTTGACGGCGTCGGCTCATTCATCCGGTGCCTGCTGCCCATCCGGCTGACGCACGAGACGGAACTCGTCCTGGGCATCTGGCTGGAGGTCGACGACGCCGCCCTCCGGAAGGCCCACGACATGTGGGAGGACCACGGCTACGCCGATCTCGCCTTCAGGGGCAGGCTCGCCAACAAGATTCGTCCCTGGGGCGACGACCTGCTGGGCGCCCCGTTCACCGCCCGGGTCGCCGACCCTGAGGAGCTGCCACACCTCGTCGTAGGCCACCACCCGACGGCCACCCGCGTCCTGGAAGACACCTGGGACCGGGACCACGTCCTCAGCCGCTTCCCGCACCAGCTCCCCGTCGACGTGCGAACCGACCTCGGCGACCACTGGTCCATCGTCCGCAGCGCGGGCCTCACCGCCCGGTTCGCCGACGGAGCGGACCAGTTCGCCGGGCCGGACCGCAGCGTCGCCGTGACCGTGTTCATGGACGACAACCCGGGACGTACCCCCGAGGACTTCCTCTCCGCACTGCTCGCCGGAGCCCCCGACAAGCTTCCCGCGCAGCGGCTAACCGAGCTTCTGCCCGGCGGTCTCCGCCACGCCTTCTGGCTGACCCCGGACGACCACGGCCGGGAACGGCACGAGTTCTACGGCTTCACGGTGCCGGCCTCCGGCACCGCCGCCGGGGTGTTCTGCACTCATGAAGAGCCCGCGGATCTCGCCTGGGCCCAGCACGTCTGGCGGTCCCTCACCTGGGCAGATCCGTCCTGA
- a CDS encoding VOC family protein, with product MINGAHTIIYASNAQATRAFFRDVLEFPHIDAGDSWLIFKSPPGELAVHPADPQAAGNSELFLMCDDLAATVTDLKAKGVEFTTDISHQGWGLVTTLAVPGAGTLGLYQPRHDTAYDLE from the coding sequence GTGATCAACGGTGCACACACGATCATCTACGCGAGCAATGCGCAGGCGACGCGCGCCTTCTTCCGCGATGTGCTCGAGTTCCCGCACATCGACGCCGGAGACAGCTGGCTCATCTTCAAATCCCCACCTGGCGAACTGGCTGTACACCCAGCCGATCCGCAGGCCGCTGGCAACAGCGAGCTGTTCCTGATGTGCGACGACCTCGCCGCCACGGTCACGGATCTGAAGGCCAAGGGGGTCGAATTCACGACGGACATCTCCCACCAGGGCTGGGGACTGGTCACCACCCTGGCTGTGCCGGGCGCGGGCACGCTCGGTCTGTATCAGCCAAGGCACGACACCGCGTACGACCTGGAATGA
- a CDS encoding HAD family hydrolase has translation MTSQGTVLFDLFGVIAQHQSPEARTVLVSTAGAPAPAFWEAYWRLRPPYDRGELTGPAYWHEVGTSLGTRFDAARIGALIEADISGWSAVDGDMVTLIEELAAAGRRLGLLSNIPPELAAHYEAHHAWLRHFEVCGFSCRIGHAKPEPGAYAWCVRALGVEPADVLFVDDRQENVCAARAAGLRGELFTGLDELRATLREHRLDAAAAGRGRTGN, from the coding sequence ATGACGTCCCAAGGCACCGTCCTCTTCGACCTGTTCGGCGTCATCGCACAGCACCAGTCCCCGGAAGCGAGAACGGTGCTCGTCTCGACCGCCGGGGCGCCCGCGCCCGCCTTCTGGGAAGCGTACTGGCGGCTGCGCCCGCCATACGACCGGGGTGAGCTGACCGGTCCGGCCTACTGGCACGAGGTGGGGACGTCTCTGGGCACACGCTTCGACGCCGCACGCATCGGGGCGCTCATCGAGGCCGATATCTCCGGCTGGAGCGCGGTCGACGGGGATATGGTGACGCTCATCGAGGAGCTTGCGGCAGCGGGCCGGCGCCTCGGCCTGCTCTCCAACATCCCACCGGAACTGGCCGCGCACTACGAAGCGCACCACGCCTGGCTGAGGCACTTCGAGGTGTGCGGGTTCTCCTGCCGGATCGGTCACGCGAAACCCGAGCCGGGCGCATACGCGTGGTGTGTGCGGGCGCTCGGAGTCGAACCGGCGGACGTCCTCTTCGTGGATGACAGGCAGGAGAACGTGTGCGCGGCGCGCGCCGCCGGTCTGCGCGGTGAGCTGTTCACCGGCCTGGACGAACTGCGCGCGACACTGCGGGAGCACCGGCTCGACGCGGCCGCCGCGGGCCGAGGCCGGACCGGCAACTGA
- a CDS encoding DeoR/GlpR family DNA-binding transcription regulator: MGTTERHRRIAAAVREAGELSVAELAALADCSEMTVRRDLEILAEQGVLERFRGGARSLLLRGEEPPFGLRAQEGAEVKRRIAADVAALIADGESVVIDSGTTCLEVARALRDRRVTIMPLSLHAANALTGSPSVRLLLPGGEPRPGELALTGPLAEASLAAVRFDTAVIGCCGLTADDGLTAYDLADAAVKRAAIASARRTIAVAEGGKLSRTALAFVAPPTALHAVVTDESAPTEVTDALATAGVTVRKV, translated from the coding sequence ATGGGGACTACCGAACGACACCGCCGGATCGCCGCCGCCGTACGGGAGGCGGGTGAACTGAGCGTGGCCGAGCTGGCCGCGCTCGCTGACTGCTCCGAGATGACGGTGCGCCGTGACCTGGAGATCCTGGCAGAACAGGGCGTGCTGGAACGCTTCCGCGGCGGTGCACGCAGCCTGCTCCTCCGTGGAGAGGAGCCGCCGTTCGGACTGCGGGCTCAGGAGGGGGCGGAGGTCAAGCGCCGGATCGCGGCGGACGTCGCCGCGCTGATCGCCGATGGCGAGTCCGTCGTCATCGACAGCGGGACGACGTGCCTGGAGGTCGCCAGGGCACTGCGCGACCGCCGCGTCACCATCATGCCGTTGTCGCTGCACGCCGCCAACGCGCTGACCGGCTCCCCTTCGGTGCGGCTGCTGCTCCCGGGCGGCGAGCCGAGGCCGGGCGAGCTGGCGCTGACCGGCCCCCTCGCGGAAGCCTCCCTCGCGGCGGTCCGTTTCGACACGGCCGTCATCGGCTGCTGCGGCCTCACCGCCGACGACGGGCTGACCGCCTACGATCTCGCCGACGCGGCTGTCAAACGTGCGGCGATCGCGTCCGCCCGGCGCACCATCGCCGTTGCCGAGGGAGGCAAACTCTCCCGCACGGCCCTGGCGTTCGTGGCGCCACCCACCGCGCTCCACGCCGTGGTCACCGATGAGTCGGCGCCGACCGAGGTGACCGATGCGCTGGCGACGGCCGGCGTCACCGTACGGAAGGTATGA
- a CDS encoding MFS transporter: MNQTLRAARLATFSFFALNGFLMGMWIVHIPAVESRTGIGHAVLGWLLLLLGGGAFAGMQLCGRLTDRMGARRVVPAGAALCSAAVVLPALAVDAPTLGVALFLLGFGNGWLDVSMNTHAIQVERGYARPVMSAFHAVFSLGGVLAALVGARLITWGWDLGVTLTAVAVTGLVVTVIATPALLSPRGGAPSCARSDATAVGVATASTGTAADGARPARRRRTPRRVWVLAVLTLLLMLCEGVANDWSVLHLEGVLGASAATAAFAYGAFATAMTVGRLLTDRVAARTGPVFVVRYGASAAGAGLAVAALSPWVVLALAGWAVFGLGLSGCVPQFFSAAGHTEEDAAGAHVSRVAGLGYLGMLAGPAVIGPLTHLVPLNLALLLPVALCAAAAAAAGVLRAERPPASGAAPQPASSGTPSVDTARPGSRYGTDAGC, from the coding sequence ATGAACCAAACCCTACGAGCCGCCCGACTCGCCACGTTCTCCTTCTTCGCCCTGAACGGCTTCCTGATGGGCATGTGGATCGTGCACATCCCCGCGGTCGAATCCCGGACGGGGATCGGCCATGCCGTGCTGGGGTGGCTCCTTCTGCTGCTGGGCGGTGGTGCGTTCGCCGGGATGCAGCTGTGCGGCCGCCTCACCGACCGCATGGGCGCCCGCCGGGTCGTGCCTGCGGGTGCCGCGCTGTGCAGTGCGGCGGTGGTGCTGCCGGCCCTGGCCGTCGACGCGCCGACCCTCGGGGTGGCGCTGTTCCTGCTCGGTTTCGGCAACGGCTGGCTCGACGTCAGCATGAACACCCACGCCATCCAGGTGGAGCGCGGATACGCCCGACCCGTCATGTCTGCGTTCCACGCGGTGTTCTCGCTCGGCGGCGTGCTCGCCGCGCTGGTCGGCGCGCGGCTCATCACCTGGGGGTGGGACCTGGGAGTCACCCTCACTGCCGTCGCCGTGACCGGTCTCGTGGTGACTGTTATCGCCACTCCGGCTCTCCTCAGCCCTCGGGGCGGCGCTCCCAGCTGCGCCCGCTCCGACGCTACGGCCGTCGGCGTCGCCACGGCGTCCACCGGTACGGCGGCCGACGGCGCACGCCCGGCACGGCGGCGGCGGACACCCCGACGGGTGTGGGTCCTGGCCGTGTTGACCCTGCTGCTCATGCTCTGCGAAGGCGTCGCCAACGACTGGAGCGTGCTGCACCTGGAGGGCGTACTCGGCGCGTCCGCCGCCACCGCGGCCTTCGCCTACGGTGCCTTCGCCACGGCCATGACGGTGGGCCGGCTGCTCACCGACCGGGTCGCTGCCCGCACCGGGCCCGTGTTCGTCGTTCGCTACGGCGCCTCCGCCGCGGGCGCCGGTCTGGCCGTCGCCGCGCTGTCGCCGTGGGTGGTGCTCGCGCTGGCGGGCTGGGCGGTCTTCGGGCTCGGGCTGTCCGGCTGCGTACCGCAGTTCTTCAGTGCCGCCGGACATACCGAGGAGGACGCGGCCGGCGCCCATGTCTCCCGGGTCGCGGGGCTCGGCTATCTCGGGATGCTGGCAGGACCCGCAGTCATCGGCCCGCTGACCCATCTCGTACCGCTGAACCTCGCCCTGCTGCTGCCCGTGGCACTCTGCGCGGCGGCGGCTGCGGCCGCGGGCGTGCTCCGCGCCGAGCGTCCGCCGGCGTCCGGGGCGGCTCCCCAGCCGGCGTCCTCCGGCACGCCGTCGGTCGACACGGCGCGGCCTGGGTCTAGGTATGGAACTGACGCAGGTTGTTGA
- a CDS encoding transposase, translating to MPLFVMVTLADITDRYAAKEVLFRLRLMHPEITIVWADSSYAGRLVTLGDELPEPDGQAVSQPKDAKGFVVLPRRWVVERSIAWVMHARRHARDYERLI from the coding sequence TTGCCGCTCTTCGTGATGGTCACCCTGGCCGACATCACCGACCGCTACGCGGCGAAGGAAGTGCTGTTCCGGCTGCGGCTGATGCACCCGGAGATCACGATCGTCTGGGCCGACTCGTCCTACGCCGGACGGCTCGTGACCCTGGGCGACGAACTACCTGAACCTGACGGTCAAGCGGTGAGTCAGCCCAAGGACGCCAAGGGGTTCGTCGTCCTGCCCCGCCGCTGGGTCGTTGAACGGTCGATCGCCTGGGTCATGCACGCCCGCCGGCACGCCCGCGACTACGAACGGCTGATTTAG
- a CDS encoding aldo/keto reductase, producing the protein MRYRVLGGTGIEVSTYCLGTMMFGSIGNPDHDDCARIIHSALDRGINFVDTADMYSAGESEEIVGKALHGRRDDVVLATKVHFPMGEGRNRGGNSRRWIVTEVEESLRRLRTDWIDLYQVHRPDHTTDVEETLSVLGDLVRAGKIRAFGCSTFPAEEIVEAHHVAERRGLQRFRTEQPPYSLLARGVEANVLPVVERLGMGALTWSPLASGFLTGRYRKGRPIDLGSGRPALHPARFDPALPGNAAKLDAVEELVGVAERLGCTLPELAVAFPLAHPAVTSVIIGPRTLGQLDDTLKGASVVLDDAALDRIDEIVPPGTNVYQPDGVWRPPHLTDPARRRRPQASDRAAG; encoded by the coding sequence ATGCGCTACCGCGTTCTCGGCGGCACGGGCATCGAAGTGAGCACGTACTGCCTCGGAACCATGATGTTCGGCTCCATCGGCAACCCGGACCACGACGACTGCGCGCGGATCATCCACAGCGCCCTCGACCGGGGCATCAACTTCGTCGACACCGCTGACATGTACTCGGCGGGCGAGTCCGAGGAGATCGTCGGCAAGGCGCTGCACGGGCGCCGCGACGACGTTGTGCTCGCCACCAAGGTGCACTTCCCGATGGGCGAGGGCCGCAACCGCGGCGGGAACTCGCGGCGCTGGATCGTAACGGAGGTGGAGGAGAGCCTGCGGCGGCTCCGCACCGACTGGATCGACCTCTACCAGGTACACCGGCCGGACCACACGACCGACGTGGAGGAAACCCTGTCCGTACTCGGCGACCTGGTCCGTGCGGGCAAGATCCGCGCTTTCGGGTGCTCGACGTTCCCCGCCGAGGAGATAGTCGAGGCCCACCACGTGGCCGAGCGCCGGGGGCTCCAGCGGTTCCGGACGGAGCAGCCGCCCTACTCGCTGCTGGCGCGCGGCGTCGAGGCGAACGTCCTGCCCGTCGTCGAGCGGCTCGGCATGGGCGCGCTGACCTGGAGCCCGCTCGCCTCCGGCTTCCTGACCGGCCGCTACCGCAAGGGCCGGCCCATCGACCTCGGCAGCGGACGGCCCGCGCTCCACCCCGCCCGCTTCGACCCGGCGCTGCCCGGAAACGCTGCCAAGCTCGACGCCGTGGAGGAGCTGGTGGGGGTGGCCGAGCGGCTCGGCTGCACGCTCCCCGAGCTGGCGGTGGCCTTCCCGCTCGCGCACCCGGCCGTGACCTCGGTCATCATCGGGCCGCGCACCCTCGGGCAGCTCGACGACACCCTCAAGGGGGCCTCGGTCGTCTTGGACGACGCCGCCCTCGACCGGATCGACGAGATCGTCCCGCCGGGCACCAACGTCTACCAGCCCGACGGGGTCTGGCGTCCGCCGCACCTCACCGACCCCGCGCGGCGCCGCCGCCCGCAGGCCTCCGACCGCGCGGCGGGCTGA
- a CDS encoding MerR family transcriptional regulator, with product MAERTGLSVHALRFYEREGILLAAPARRPGGRRVYTEGDVDWLNLCVVLRASGMPLPVIRRYTELARSGAGNEPERLALLREHEARVVAQIAELSRSLDLVRHKVAVYEDLIGHGPQPARAPA from the coding sequence GTGGCTGAGCGAACGGGCTTGAGCGTGCACGCCCTGCGCTTCTACGAGCGTGAGGGCATCTTGCTGGCCGCCCCCGCGCGACGCCCCGGCGGCCGCCGCGTCTACACCGAGGGCGACGTCGACTGGCTCAACCTCTGCGTCGTCCTGCGCGCGTCCGGCATGCCGCTGCCCGTCATCCGCCGGTACACCGAGCTGGCGCGGTCCGGGGCCGGCAACGAGCCCGAGCGCCTCGCCCTGCTGCGCGAGCACGAGGCCCGGGTCGTCGCGCAGATCGCCGAGCTCAGCCGCAGCCTGGACCTGGTCCGGCACAAGGTCGCGGTGTACGAGGACCTGATCGGGCACGGGCCCCAGCCGGCCCGGGCGCCGGCCTAA
- a CDS encoding helix-turn-helix domain-containing protein encodes MGLLVASDAVGAGEDGFDWFCETVSDEVMPVMLSTRHAAGFRASITDLDLGVVRLIALACSPVRSRRTATHVRRGDPEHVQLALLTQGALVVSQRGNESVVAGGLVLTDTSRPSEGACTDGQIESVVMQIPRQALALSSDRVDSLLAQSLAADVGSGAILADFLKSLLTRGPHCRPEELRGMGTVALDLATAFLARQLGDPGQAPAEARAQETLQRIYRFIENNLGDPGLTPQVIADRHNMSLRGLYALFGDQPLTVSARIRHSRLERAHTDLASGELSGQPVQAIAARWCFSSATGFSRAFREAYGITPTEHRAIALAASQHAEHTNPARHAHHLALPGLRFSAGDSTTA; translated from the coding sequence ATGGGGCTGCTGGTTGCGTCGGATGCTGTCGGGGCAGGCGAGGACGGGTTCGATTGGTTCTGCGAGACGGTGTCCGACGAGGTGATGCCCGTCATGCTCAGCACCCGGCATGCGGCCGGCTTCCGGGCGAGCATCACGGACCTGGATCTCGGGGTGGTGCGGCTGATTGCTCTGGCTTGCTCACCGGTACGCTCGCGCCGCACCGCGACTCATGTCCGTCGTGGCGATCCCGAGCACGTGCAGCTGGCGCTTCTCACGCAAGGCGCTCTTGTGGTCTCTCAGCGGGGCAACGAATCGGTGGTCGCGGGGGGACTCGTACTCACAGACACCTCACGACCGAGCGAGGGGGCATGCACAGACGGGCAGATCGAGTCGGTCGTCATGCAGATTCCCCGTCAGGCCCTGGCACTGAGCTCAGACCGGGTGGACAGCCTCCTTGCACAGAGCCTGGCCGCAGACGTGGGCTCAGGGGCAATCCTCGCCGACTTCCTGAAGTCGCTGCTCACACGCGGACCGCACTGCCGCCCGGAGGAACTGCGCGGAATGGGGACCGTCGCCCTCGACCTGGCCACCGCGTTTCTCGCACGGCAGCTCGGTGACCCTGGTCAGGCGCCTGCCGAGGCCCGTGCGCAGGAGACACTGCAGCGGATCTACCGCTTCATCGAGAACAATCTCGGCGACCCGGGCCTGACTCCTCAGGTGATCGCCGACCGGCACAACATGTCCCTGCGGGGTCTCTACGCCCTCTTCGGCGACCAGCCCCTGACCGTCTCGGCACGCATCCGCCACAGCCGGCTGGAGCGCGCCCACACAGACCTCGCATCAGGGGAACTGAGCGGTCAGCCCGTTCAGGCGATCGCGGCCCGCTGGTGCTTCTCCAGCGCCACCGGGTTCAGCCGGGCATTCCGCGAAGCCTACGGCATCACCCCGACCGAACACCGTGCGATCGCCCTGGCCGCCTCACAGCACGCTGAGCACACAAACCCAGCACGCCATGCACACCACCTTGCGCTGCCCGGCCTTAGATTCTCCGCTGGAGACAGCACCACAGCGTGA
- a CDS encoding GNAT family N-acetyltransferase: MNNEPLPIAKRIRFVELSAKALRALADGDLAGGSAEAGVALDEHFVCDRARWIFGYRADQLTEDPSAAPWITRAAVSEPDGAVVGDAGFHGPPDEAGMVEVGYTVVPGYRRQGYARAMLTALLARAAAEPGVRTVRATIGSDNNASLATIAGFGFTRVGERGTERDGIAIVFEVPADAIQAE; encoded by the coding sequence ATGAACAACGAACCTCTCCCCATAGCCAAACGCATCCGCTTCGTCGAGCTCAGCGCAAAAGCGCTGCGGGCTCTTGCCGACGGTGACCTCGCCGGCGGCAGCGCCGAGGCCGGGGTCGCCCTTGACGAACACTTCGTCTGCGACCGTGCCCGCTGGATCTTCGGCTATCGCGCTGACCAGCTCACCGAGGACCCGTCCGCCGCGCCGTGGATCACGCGCGCCGCGGTATCCGAACCGGACGGGGCCGTCGTAGGCGACGCCGGGTTCCACGGGCCGCCGGACGAGGCCGGCATGGTCGAGGTCGGCTACACCGTCGTGCCCGGGTACCGCCGCCAGGGCTACGCCCGCGCCATGCTGACGGCGCTGCTGGCCAGGGCCGCCGCCGAACCCGGTGTCAGAACCGTGCGGGCCACTATCGGATCCGACAACAACGCCTCCCTCGCCACCATCGCGGGCTTCGGTTTCACGCGCGTCGGCGAGCGGGGAACCGAACGCGACGGGATCGCGATCGTCTTCGAGGTCCCGGCAGACGCGATTCAGGCCGAGTAG
- a CDS encoding DUF3995 domain-containing protein: MATESATSLPTRQPAWPGYVAAVAALGYAAPHFWWGAGISAMFPGDFATAPHGNLEAAIGYWMMGALAVFGAVLSLALVRPWGRRIPALLIAVPSGLAAIGMTLWGFTYFAMQYLLSADRVVSAPAFATQDAHPQAAWALFWYTLFLTWGITLGIAAWQHLRARRAGL, encoded by the coding sequence ATGGCGACCGAGAGCGCGACCTCACTGCCCACCCGTCAGCCCGCATGGCCCGGTTACGTGGCCGCTGTCGCGGCCCTGGGATACGCGGCGCCCCACTTCTGGTGGGGCGCCGGCATCTCGGCGATGTTCCCCGGGGACTTCGCCACGGCCCCGCACGGAAACCTGGAGGCCGCCATCGGCTACTGGATGATGGGCGCCCTGGCTGTATTCGGCGCCGTGCTCTCCCTCGCCCTGGTCCGCCCCTGGGGCCGCCGGATCCCGGCCCTCCTCATCGCCGTCCCGTCGGGCCTCGCCGCGATCGGCATGACCCTCTGGGGCTTCACGTACTTCGCGATGCAGTACCTGCTCTCCGCCGACCGCGTGGTTTCGGCCCCGGCCTTCGCCACCCAGGACGCTCACCCGCAGGCCGCCTGGGCACTGTTCTGGTACACCCTCTTCCTGACCTGGGGGATCACCCTGGGCATCGCCGCCTGGCAGCACCTGCGCGCGCGCCGGGCGGGACTCTGA